One genomic window of Aquisalimonas sp. 2447 includes the following:
- a CDS encoding iron ABC transporter permease, which yields MVAVAVGSVPIPLPELWAVFTGEGSALHRTLVLELRAPRALAAFAVGGLLAVAGALMQVLLRNPLADPYVLGLSGGAAVGALAAMLLGLGAAIVSGAAFAGALLSTVLVFGIAHGTGSWTPTRLLLTGVVVAAGWGAVITFMLAVGPTERLPGMLYWLMGDLTYARTPWIALSTVAVACMLAMPLGRSLNVLARGPMQAAALGVPVRALEWSIYIGASLITAVAVTTAGSIGFVGLVVPHMLRLVLGNDQRLILPAAALAGGILVTLADTLARTMIAPEQLPVGVITALLGVPTFLYLLYRSR from the coding sequence ATGGTGGCGGTGGCCGTGGGCAGCGTGCCCATCCCGCTGCCGGAGCTGTGGGCGGTGTTCACCGGCGAGGGCTCCGCGCTGCACCGCACCCTGGTGCTGGAGCTGCGCGCCCCCCGGGCCCTGGCCGCGTTCGCCGTGGGCGGGCTGCTGGCGGTGGCCGGGGCCCTGATGCAGGTGCTGCTGCGCAACCCGCTGGCGGACCCCTACGTGCTTGGCCTCTCCGGCGGCGCGGCAGTGGGTGCCCTGGCCGCCATGCTCCTGGGACTGGGTGCGGCCATCGTCTCCGGCGCGGCGTTCGCGGGTGCCCTGCTGTCCACCGTGCTGGTGTTCGGCATCGCCCACGGCACCGGGAGCTGGACGCCCACACGGCTGTTGCTCACCGGTGTGGTGGTGGCCGCCGGCTGGGGCGCCGTAATCACCTTCATGCTGGCGGTGGGCCCCACCGAGCGCCTGCCGGGCATGCTCTACTGGTTGATGGGCGACCTCACCTACGCCCGGACGCCCTGGATCGCCCTGTCCACGGTCGCGGTGGCCTGCATGCTGGCGATGCCGCTGGGGCGCAGTCTCAACGTTCTGGCCCGCGGGCCCATGCAGGCCGCAGCCCTCGGGGTGCCCGTACGCGCGCTGGAGTGGTCCATCTACATCGGCGCCAGCCTGATCACCGCCGTGGCCGTGACCACCGCCGGCAGCATCGGCTTTGTCGGCCTGGTGGTGCCACACATGCTGCGCCTGGTGCTGGGCAACGACCAGCGGTTGATCCTGCCCGCCGCCGCCCTGGCCGGCGGCATCCTCGTGACCCTGGCGGACACCCTGGCGCGCACCATGATCGCGCCGGAGCAGCTGCCGGTGGGCGTGATCACCGCACTCCTGGGTGTCCCCACATTCCTGTACCTGCTGTACCGGAGTCGCTGA